In a single window of the Cuculus canorus isolate bCucCan1 chromosome 25, bCucCan1.pri, whole genome shotgun sequence genome:
- the NEUROD2 gene encoding neurogenic differentiation factor 2, producing MLTRLFSEPSLVPEVPKFPGWAEECEEDARSEKEERAGKGCALPEEPPEGSLGESKEEGELGGDEEEEEEEEEGLEEAEGERPKKRGPKKRKMTKARLERSKLRRQKANARERNRMHDLNAALDNLRKVVPCYSKTQKLSKIETLRLAKNYIWALSEILRSGKRPDLVSYVQTLCKGLSQPTTNLVAGCLQLNSRNFLTEQGQEGGRFHGPNASFAVHPYPYPCSRLAAAQCPPAAAPGAHGLRTHSYCSSAYESLYGNASPDYNSSEYDGGLSPPLCINGNFSLKQDSSSPDHEKSYHYSMHYSALPGSRPTGHNLVFGSTGMRGGVHSENIFPYDMHLPHERGPMYEELNAFFHN from the coding sequence ATGTTGACGCGACTTTTCAGCGAGCCCAGCTTGGTCCCCGAAGTCCCGAAATTCCCCGGTTGGGCCGAGGAGTGCGAGGAGGATGCGCGCAGCGAGAAGGAGGAGCGGGCGGGGAAGGGCTGCGCCCTCCCGGAGGAGCCCCCCGAGGGTTCCCTGGGGGAGagcaaggaggaaggggagcTAGGAGgggacgaggaggaggaagaggaagaggaagaaggttTGGAGGAAGCGGAGGGCGAACGACCCAAGAAACGCGGCCCCAAGAAACGCAAGATGACCAAGGCGCGGTTGGAACGCTCCAAGCTCCGGAGGCAAAAAGCGAACGCTCGGGAACGGAACCGAATGCACGACCTGAACGCCGCTCTGGATAACCTGAGGAAAGTGGTTCCTTGTTATTCCAAAACCCAAAAGCTCTCCAAAATCGAAACCCTTCGTTTAGCCAAGAACTACATCTGGGCTCTCTCCGAGATCCTTCGCTCGGGCAAACGGCCCGATTTGGTTTCCTACGTGCAGACTCTTTGCAAGGGTTTGTCCCAACCCACCACCAACCTGGTGGCAGGGTGTTTGCAGCTCAATTCCCGCAATTTCCTAACGGAGCAAGGGCAGGAAGGGGGGCGTTTCCACGGGCCCAACGCTTCTTTCGCCGTTCACCCTTACCCCTACCCCTGCTCGCGGCTGGCCGCGGCGCAGTGCCCGCCCGCCGCCGCTCCCGGTGCCCACGGGCTGAGGACACACAGCTACTGCTCCTCCGCCTACGAGAGCCTCTACGGCAACGCCTCCCCCGACTACAACAGCTCGGAGTACGACGGGGGGCTCAGCCCCCCCCTCTGCATCAACGGCAACTTCTCCCTCAAGCAGGACTCTTCTTCCCCCGACCACGAGAAAAGCTATCACTACTCTATGCACTACTCGGCTCTGCCCGGTTCCCGCCCCACCGGGCACAACCTGGTCTTCGGTTCCACGGGGATGCGCGGGGGGGTCCACTCCGAGAACATCTTCCCCTACGACATGCACCTCCCCCACGAGCGGGGACCCATGTACGAGGAGCTCAACGCCTTCTTCCACAAttaa
- the PPP1R1B gene encoding protein phosphatase 1 regulatory subunit 1B, with amino-acid sequence MDPKDRKKIQFSVPAPPSQLDPRAVEMIRRRRPTPAMLFQLSEHSSPEDESLPYQRGSGEGCLLKPKRTNPCAYTPPSLKAMQRIVQSHLESGVAGGDSSDGEPDDGEHELTRDCDPDSALEPAPGSQARAERSFFPAGPKAHKRKGGQKVSFAGGIDERGEDLKALTVSEIPEDPEGAEGDEEEQEDSGTGERRHVGFAEVPSRPIGTERHSPTFPLGTS; translated from the exons ATGGACCCCAAGGATCGCAAGAAGATCCAATTCTCCGTGCCGGCACCTCCAAGCCAGCTGGACCCTCGCGCCGTTGAGATG ATCCGCCGGCGGAGACCCACGCCGGCCATGCTCTTCCAGCTCTCCGAGCACTCCTCCCCAG AGGACGAGTCCCTGCCCTACCAG CGCGGCTCTGGCGAGGGCTGCCTGCTGAAACCAAAGAGGACCAACCCGTGTGCCTACACACCGCCTTCGCTCAAAG CGATGCAGCGCATCGTGCAGTCCCACCTGGAGAGTGGCGTGGCCGGCGGTGACAGCTCTGACGGAGAGCCCGATGACGGGGAGCACGAGCTGACCCGCGACTGTGACCCCGACAGCGCCCTCGAGCCTG CTCCGGGGAGCCAGGCCAGAGCCGAGAGGAGCTTCTTCCCCGCTGGCCCCAAAGCACACAAGCGGAAAG GCGGGCAGAAGGTTTCCTTCGCCGGCGGCATCGACGAGCGTGGGGAGGACCTGAAGGCGCTGACGGTGTCGGAGATCCCCGAGGACCCTGAGGGAGCAGAGGGTGAcgaagaggagcaggaggacaGCGGCACTGGGG AGCGGCGACACGTCGGCTTCGCAGAGGTGCCCTCGCGCCCCATCGGCACCGAGCGCCACTCGCCCACCTTCCCGCTTGGCACCAGTTAg
- the STARD3 gene encoding stAR-related lipid transfer protein 3, which yields MSKPTDLQHDLERSLPAIASISTSFSQSQGFSPYCYFSPEKRKAISDVRRTFCLFVTFDLLFVSLLWIIELNTKDGIQKNLENEIINYRFKTSFFDIFVLAFFRFFVLLLAYAVVKLRHWWVIAVTTLISSAFLIVKVILSELLAKGAFGYLLPIVSFVIAWLETWFLDFKVLTQEAEEERWYLAAQAPASRGPLLYPRALSEGQFYSPPESFAGSDNESDEEGAGRKVLTAQEKEYVRQGKDAMEVVDQILAQEENWKFEKNNDFGDVVYTFEIPFHGKTFILKAFLQCSAEMVYQEVILQPEKMILWNRTVAACQILQRIEDNTIVSYDVAAGAAGGVVSPRDFVNVRRIERRRDRYISSGMSTTHSLKPPLSKYVRGENGPGGFIVLKCPSNPRVCTFIWILNTDLKGRLPRYLIHQSLAATMFEFAFHLRQRVSELSGKP from the exons ATGAGCAAGCCGACAGACCTGCAGCACGACCTGGAACGAAGCCTCCCAGCCATAGCGTCCATCAGCACCTCATTCTCCCAGAGCCAGGGCTTCTCCCCGTATTGCTACTTCTCTCCGGAGAAAAGGAAAGCCATCTCCGATGTGAGGCGGACCTTCTGCCTCTTCGTCACCTTTGACCTGCTCTTCGTCTCTTTGTTGTGGATAATTGAACTGAAT ACGAAGGATGGCATCCAGAAGAACTTGGAGAATGAAATCATCAATTACAGATTCAAGACCTCTTTCTTTGATATATTT gtctTGGCTTTCTTTCGGTTTTTTGTGTTGCTGCTGGCCTACGCAGTCGTGAAGCTCCGCCACTGGTGGGTCATCGCG gtcACGACATTGATATCCAGTGCCTTCCTGATTGTGAAGGTCATCCTCTCCGAG CTTCTGGCCAAAGGAGCTTTCGGCTATTTGCTTCCTATCGTCTCGTTTGTCATTGCCTGGTTAGAGACGTGGTTCCTGGATTTTAAAGTCCTAACTcaggaagcagaagaagaacGAT GGTACCTGGCAGCCCAGGCTCCAGCCTCTCGCGGCCCACTGCTCTACCCCAGAGCCCTTTCCGAGGGGCAGTTCTACTCCCCGCCAGAGTCCTTCGCAG GGTCGGACAACGAGTCGGATGAGGAAGGCGCAGGGAGGAAGGTGTTGACAGCTCAG GAGAAAGAGTACGTCCGACAAGGCAAAGATGCAATGGAGGTTGTGGACCAAATCCTCGCTCAGGAGGAGAACTGGAAGTTCgagaaaaacaat GACTTTGGTGACGTTGTTTACACTTTTGAAATACCTTTCCACGGCAAGacctttattttaaag GCTTTCCTGCAGTGCTCTGCTGAAATGGTTTACCAGGAGGTTATTCTCCAGCCTGAGAAGATGATCCTGTGGAACAGAACGGTGGCAGCTTGCCAG ATCTTGCAGCGGATTGAAGACAACACGATTGTCTCATACGATGTGGCagccggggctgcgggcggtGTCGTTTCCCCAAG GGATTTTGTGAACGTGCGCCGAATCGAGAGAAGAAGAGATAGATACATTTCCTCAGGGATGTCGACCACGCACAGCCTGAAGCCTCCGCTCTCCAAGTATGTCAG GGGTGAGAACGGGCCTGGAGGATTCATCGTACTGAAATGTCCCAGCAACCCCAGGGTCTGCACGTTCATCTGGATTCTCAACACGGACCTGAAG GGCCGCCTGCCGCGTTACCTGATCCACCAGAGCCTGGCTGCCACCATGTTCGAGTTCGCCTTCCACCTTCGCCAGCGGGTCAGCGAGCTTTCTGGCAAGCCGTGA